The genomic window TGCCGGCGCTGATCGATCCGGCCACGCGTGATTTCGCCGATTCCGTGCGGTTGGCGCGTCTGTGGCAGCACACCCAGCGGCTGCCACGGCCGCGCTGGTCGTTGGCGGTGCTCGCCGGCCTGGCGCTGGCGGTGATGGCGCTGGCGCCCGGCGCGTTCTGGCAGAACGATCTGGGCCGGCTGACGCCAGTGGATCCGCAGGATCTGGCGCGCGATGCGCAGCTGCGCAGTGAGCTGGGGGCGCCGGACGTGCGATACCTGATCACCGTGCGCGGCGATGACGCGCAGTCCGCACTGGCCGCCAGCGAGCAGCTGCGGCCTGCGCTGGACGCGCTGGTCGCCAATGGCGAGCTGGAGCGTTACGACATGGCGGCGCGTTATCTGCCCAGCGCGGCCACCCAGCGCCAACGCCAACAGCAGCTGCCCGACGAGGCGAGCTTGCGTGCGGCATTGGCCAGCGCGGTGGCAGGCACGCCGTTCATCGATGATGCCTTCGCACCCTTCGTCGCCGACGTGATGCGCGCGCGCACTGCGCCACCGCTGCAGCCCGCCGACCTGCACGGCACGCCGCTGGCCACCGCAGTCGACGGCCTGCTGGTGCAGGGCGAGGACCATGCCATCGCACTGGTCTCGCTCAGTGGCCTGCGCGACGTGGCCGCAGTTGCAAGCACCGCACGCCTGCATGGCGCGCAGCTGCTGGACATGAAACAGGCCTCCGAATCGCTGGTGGCCGACTATCGCAGCCGTGTGCTGCTGGCGCTGGCCGTTGCCGTGCTGCTGCTGGCGCTGACCGTGGGCATCGCATTGCGCTCACCACGACGGGTGCTGCGGGTACTGCTGCCGATGCTGCTGACCACCTTGCTGGTGCTGGCGGTACTGCGCGGGCTGGGCGTGGAATTGAACCTGTTCCATCTGATTGGTCTGATCCTGGCTGCCGGGCTTGGCCTGGACTACGGCCTGTTCTTCGAGCATGCCGGCGACAGCCATGCCGACCAGCTGCGCACGCTGCACGGCCTGCTGGTGTGCAGCGTGATGACGCTGCTGGTGTTCAGCCTGCTTGGTCTTTCATCGATCCCGGTGCTGCGTGCGATCGGCAGCACGGTGGCGCTGGGCGTGGTCTGCAATTTCGTATTGGCCTTGTTGATATCGCGGCATCCGCTGCAGGAGGGTGGCAATGCTGGGGCGTGAGCAAATCCTGCAATTGGTCCCGCACCAGGGCGGCATGTGCCTGTGGGACGAAGTAGTGGACTGGTCGGCGCAGGACATCGTGCTGCGGGCCTATAACCACCGCGATCCGCAGCATCCCCTGCGCTGCGACAACCAGCTGCGTGCCATCCACCTGTGCGAGTACGGTGCGCAGGCGATGGCCGTGCACGGTGGCCTGCGCGGCCGCGAACACGGCGGCGCGGTGCGGCCGGGCGTGCTGGTGGCGCTGCGTGATGTGCAGCTGCACGTGGCCCGCATCGATGACCTGCCCGATGCGCTGGAGGTCAGCTCGCAGGTGCTGGTGGAAGGCGAGGGCAGCCAGCAATACGCCTTCCGCATCCATCATCGCGGGCAGCTGCTGGCCGAGGGGCGTGCGGCGGTGATGCTGCAGTTGCCGTGAACCTTCAATGAGACATAGCGGAGCAGACCACGCATGAGCAAGCAAAGACGCGCCCTGGTAACCGGCGGCAGTGGAGACCTTGGCGGAGCGATCTGCCAGAAGCTGGCTGCGGACGGCGCGCATGTGATCGTGCATGCCAACGCGAACCTGGCGCGTGCCGAGGCGGTGGTGGCGCAGATCCTTGCCGAGGGCGGCAGTGCGCAGGCGGTGGCCTTCGATGTCGCCGATGGCGGGGCGGTCGGCGCCGCGCTGGAAGCGCTGCTCGCCG from Stenotrophomonas nitritireducens includes these protein-coding regions:
- a CDS encoding MMPL family transporter, encoding MWVSSRIQVSGDLRKFMPDARTPAQKLLLDELGEGPGARLLLVALSGAAPEQLAQQSRALREALASDAQFELVANGEQAGLEAFPEQLLPYRYLIDALPADAFSSATLGEELQARLQDLGSPAGGLIEPLLPSDPTLQVLRVAEALQPANAPQRIDDVWFDRAGKQALLLVQTHAAGFDPGAQQLAVDTINGSFTAIAGDSGSRIELSGPGAFSVKIGNRTASEAGMIGTLDTIGMILLLWFAYRSWKMPILGFLPLASAGLAGLCAVALGFDGVHGITIAFGFTLIGVVQDYPIHFFSHQRPGRSAWDNVRALWPTLGTGVIATCIAYLTFLFSGVDGLKQLSVFTITALATAALATRYLLPALIDPATRDFADSVRLARLWQHTQRLPRPRWSLAVLAGLALAVMALAPGAFWQNDLGRLTPVDPQDLARDAQLRSELGAPDVRYLITVRGDDAQSALAASEQLRPALDALVANGELERYDMAARYLPSAATQRQRQQQLPDEASLRAALASAVAGTPFIDDAFAPFVADVMRARTAPPLQPADLHGTPLATAVDGLLVQGEDHAIALVSLSGLRDVAAVASTARLHGAQLLDMKQASESLVADYRSRVLLALAVAVLLLALTVGIALRSPRRVLRVLLPMLLTTLLVLAVLRGLGVELNLFHLIGLILAAGLGLDYGLFFEHAGDSHADQLRTLHGLLVCSVMTLLVFSLLGLSSIPVLRAIGSTVALGVVCNFVLALLISRHPLQEGGNAGA